CGTGGCCGAGCCCGACTGGCGGCTGTCGCCGTACAGGTAGCCGGGCAGGTTCTGGTACCCGACCCAGCCGTTCTTGACATACGACGGATTGCCGTCACGGCCACGGAAGACCGACTGGTCGGTGGGGACCTCGTTGGCGTTCTTCCACAGGGCGTCGAAGAGCTGGTGCGAGGTGTGCTTGTCGAGCAGCCCACGCTGGTAGATGTCGACGATCCACGGGGTGATGGGATCGCCGCTCATCACGTTGGTCTCGCCGCCGCCGAGCCCCCAGCGCGGCAGCCAGCCGCCGTCCTGGTAGATGTGCAGCACGGACTTGGCCATGTCCGCGGCCCTGTCCGGGTTGAGCAGGGCCACCAGCTGGTTCTGCGAGCGGTAGGTGTCCCAGAGCGAGAACATTTGGTAGTACGTGGAATCCGCTCGGTGCACCTTGTCGTCAAAGCCGCGGTAGCGGTTGTCGACGTCGGAACCGATCGACGGGTGCAGCAGCGAGTGGTAGAGCGCGCTGTAGTACGTACGCTGGTCGGCAGTGCTGCCGCCGGCCACGCGCATCCGGTTCAGCTCGTCGCGCCAGGCGTCGTGCGCGCCGGCGCGGGCCTTGTCGAACGACTTGGGCTGCTCGGCCCCGCGGTTGAGGCGCGCGCCGTCGATCGAGGTGTAGGACAGGCCCACCGACGTACCGACCTGGTCGCCCTTGGCCGGGTCGAACGTCAGCCAGGCACCGGCGCGCTTGGTGCCGCGCGATGCTTCGCGCTGGTTCGGCGTGAGGGTGCCGTCGGTCCAGGTGCCGTACTTCGAGAACGTCCGGTCGAACTTGGCGCTGAAGTAGACCCGGTAGCGCTCCTTGCCGGTCTCGCCGCAGAAGTTGCCGCCCTGGACCCAGCCTTCCACGGTGTCGTTGCCGACCACCTTGACGTCGCCGGCGTAGGTGCTGCCATTGCTCTCACCGGCCTCGATGAGAACGTTCTCGGAGCCTGATCCGCCGGGGTAGGTGTAGCGGTGCTGGCCGGTCCGCTGCGTGGCGGAGAGCTCGGCCTTGATGCCGTTGTCGAACTTCACGCCGTAGTAGCCGGGCGCGCGGGTCTCGTTGTCATGACTGAACTTCGCACCGTACTGCGCCGGGTCGGACGAGGTGACCGCGCCGGTGGTCGGCATGAACCGGATGTTGCCCATCGTCTGGCAGCCGACGCCCGAGAGGTGTGTGTGGCTGAAGCCGAGGATGGTGTCCTGCGCGTAGTCGTACGAGGCGTACTTGTTCAGCTGCGTGTCAGGGCTCAGCTGCACCATGCCGAACGGCGCGGCCGCGCCCGGGAAGGTGGTCCCGTCACCGTTGTTGCCGATCGATGTGTCGACCAGCGTGGTGGGGTCATCAGCGAACTTCGGTCCCTGCTCCTTGGCGTTCGCGACGCCGGCGGTGGCGGAGGCCGTGGCCATAGTGGTGACGATCAACAAGGTGGTGAACACGCGTCTCAGCGCTCTCATCGCGATCCTCTCGTACGACAACGTTGTCAAATCAGTACCTGCCGATCTTTGCCCTTCCGGTGTCGTTCCGTCAATCCATCGTTTTCCGCGGCTGGTTGGGTGTGGGGGTGGGCCCTTGCCTGTGTGGCTTCGTCAGGGCGCGCTGGATCGGGGGGAGTGTTGCAGACCCTCACGGCCCCCTCTGGGCGCCGCCCGACGTGTGGCAGGCGGCGCCGGGCGACGGCCTCGCCGAGACGCCGCCTGACCTGGATCTCCGGAGGGGCGGGGCGGGTGGTCGTTCAGATGGCGTCCAGCGCCAGCCCCTTCGTCTTGGGGCCGAGGAGCCCCACGTTGAGGCACAGCAGCACCATGAGTGCGGCGGAGCCGGCGAACACCGCGGTCGCGCCGAGGTCGTCGAGGACACTCAGTGCGATGAACGGCAGGATCACGGAGACCAGCCGCGACAGTGAGTAGGCGATACCGATGGCGCTGCTGCGCAGGTTCGTGGGGAAGATCTCGGCCTGGTAGACGTGGAACGCGTTGGAGAAGACGTTGCTGCAGAGCGTCAGCAGGAGGCCGCTTCCCACGATCAGCCAGGCCGCGTCGGCGAACCCGAACAGGACGCCGAAGAAGGCCTGTCCGAGGGCGGCGACGATGATGAGGGTGCGGCGCTCGAACCGCTCGATGAGCGGAATCGACAGAGCGGAACCCAGCGGGTAGCCGCAGAAGCTGAGCGCCGCGTACCCGAGCGAGGCGGTCGTGGAGTGGCCCTTGGCGGCGAGGACGACGGGGGCCAGAGAGCCGAAACCGTAGTAGCCGACGGTCTGCAGGACCTGGAAGATCCACCACATGATGGTGCGGCGGCGGTAGGGCGGCTGGAACATCCGGCGCAGTGGAACCCGCACGGTGGGAACCGCATCGGTCTCGGTCTCGGCTTGGGCCTGTCGTGGCGTGGGGCGCTTACCGGCGGTCCCCGGTTCGTTGACTGTCTCGATGTGCGCGACGACGGCCTCGGCCTCCGCGCGCCGCCCCTTGGCCTCCAGCCATCGCGGAGACTCGGGGAGAGTGCGCCGCATCCATTGGATGCAGAAGGCGCCGAACGCGCCCGCCACCAGCAGCCAGCGCCAGCCGGAGACCCCGGCGATCTCGTGCTCGGCCACCAGGCGTGCGCCGAGGAGCGCCGCCAGCGGCACACCGAGGAACCCGACGGTGTAGGCCCAGGCGATGTAGCGTCCGCGCACGGCCGTCGGCAGCAGCTCGGAAAGGTACGTGTCGACGAGCACGAGTTCGGCGCCGAGCCCGAGCCCGGCGAGGAACCGGGCCGCGATGAGCCAGTTCACGTCGGGCGCGGCGGCGCACAGCAGGGAGAACGCGGAGTACGTGGCGAGGTTGACCAGGAACATCCGGCGTCGGCCGAAACGGTCGGCGAGGAGTGACATGACGTTGGCGCCGACGAACATCCCCAGGAATCCGGCGGCGATGATCCACGACTTCTGGGTCTGGCTCAGATGCCAGGGCTCGGCGAGCGCGGCGGCGAGTACACCGCCGAGGAACACCTCGTAGAGGTCGAAGAAGGCACCGATGCCGACGACCGCCGTGAGCCGTCGGTGCCAGGGGCCGGGCCGCAGGACCTCGAGGCGGCGGGACACCGGTGAGGGAGAGCCGGCGGTGGAGGGGGTGGTTTGCGTCATGCGCCTGTCAGCTCCTTTCAAATGTCTGCAAGGTACATGCATATGATGCGACGTGACCATGGTCGTGACGTGGTCGGACACCGGACTCGCGGCCGTCGCGACGGGCTGTCCGGCCGGGCGTTCGGCCTGTGCTCGTGCTCCGTGGTGTGGCGGTCGTTCGGGGAGGGAGCCCATCCACGAGGTGGGTTCGGGAGGGCGATGTGAAGCAAGGGCGAATGCAGCGCGGGCGAAGGGCCTTGTGGACGCGGGAGTTGTCGCCGTGTTGGTGCTGCCGCGCAGCTGCTCGGCGAGCGACCCGGACCGGATCAAGGCGTGGCAGCGGGACCTGGCAGGACACGAGGGCCGCAGGCGGTGCGACGGGTGACCGCCGGCTGGCTGTGCCGGCCTGCCACGGGGTGAACTCGTCGACTTCGACAGCCCGTTCGCGCTGTGGCAGTCGGCCGACGGGCCGGCCGGCCAGTCGGATCGTCATGTACCGCGTAGGCATTCACCATTGACGGGTATGCACGACACCAGCGCGAACTGCGTCGAGAGTCAGAGAACAAGCAGAAGTTTCCGATCTCGACCGGATGACCGGCCGCGTGGACGACAACCCGAAGGATCTGCGCGTCGTTCTCGACTCTCCGCTGCCGGAGCGGAAGCATGAAGTAGCAAAGGCTGACCCCGAGTATCCGCGCCGGCGGCCTCTCGCGATACCTCCGGAACGGTCCGTCGTCGTGGGGCCTACGGTCATTGCAGCTCCGGCAGGGCAGTCCTTCTCCGAACCAAGCCGTCACGCCGGTTGATGACTTGTGTAGCCTGCCTCGGTGGAAATGGGACTGCACACAGATGACTGGTTGGCGGATACGCGGACGTCTTATGACACTGTCGCTGCAAGTTACGCAGAACTGACACGTCACCTCTTGGACGAAACACCCCAGGAGCGCGCGGTCTTGGCCCTGTTTGCTGACCTGGTGCGTGCCCAAGGTGGCGGGTTGGTCGCGGACGTGGGGTGCGGGACAGGCAGGGTCACAGGCCATCTGCGGAACCTTGGCCTGGACGCGTTCGGCATCGATCTGTCACCTGGAATGATCGATGTGGCCCGTCGTGATCACCCCGGTGTGCGGTTCGATCTCGGTTCCATGACGGATCTCGCCTTGGCCGACGCCTCCGTGACTGGCCTGGTCGCCTGGTACTCACTGATCCACATTCCTGCCGACGAGATCAGGTCGGTTCTTGCGCATTTCCGTCGAGTGCTTCGGCCCGGTGGGCCGTTGTTGCTCAGTTTCCATGTCGGCGATGAGTCGCGGTTGAAGACTGAGGGCTATGGCGGGCACCCGATGAAGGTCTATGTCCATCGCCGGCAGCATGACCAGACGATTGCGTGGCTTAACGAAGCTGGCTTCGCGGTCGAGACGCACAAGACTCTCACCTCGGCCGAGAGCAAGTCGGGAGGGATCATCCTCGCGCGTCGTCAACCTTGAGTGGCTCCGCCAGTCGCCTGGCGGAGACGGGATCAGGTGGTTCGTGCGGCGATCTCGCCGAAGGTGGGCAGGCCCAGGTGGATCACTGAGGGTTTGAGGGCGGCATCGAGCTGGGTTTGGTCAGAGGCATGTTGGGGTCGCGGGCGAGCCGGTAGGACGCGGTGTGGCGTAGATCGTGGAGCGTCCAGTTTGCCCCGAGGAGATCGCTGACCCGGTTGAACATCGCGCGCGCCGCGTCGTAGTTCAGCGGTCGCCTGGAAGATTGCGCACACGGGACTCGGGGTGAGCTTCGGCGCCTTCTGGATGCGGGCCGCCTTCCGCACGGTGCCGACCGCGCTCACCGAATCGGCCGCTGTGCGGGAGTGAGTCACGGTACGTGCGACGGGCGTGGGCTGCCGCCGTAGGCATCTGGCGGGGGACGTTCGTGCAACCTGTGTCCAACTATCGAGCCAACCCCTGCGTCTGCCGGCCGAGGGCCTCTTCGAACTGGGCAGGCTGGTGCAGGTATTCGCGGGTGAGGGCATCGTCAGACACAGTAACCTCGGGCCATGCCCGAGACATCGGTCGCGCACTTCTACGACGAACTAGCCGATGACTACCACCTGATCTACGCAGATTGGGACGCGAGCATCCGTCGGCAGGGGGACGCTCTGGACGCCCTGATCGGCCAGGACCGCGCGGCGGTGCTCGACTGCTCCTGCGGAATCGGCACGCAGGCCATTGGCCTTGCGCTGCGGGGGCACCGCGTCACCGGGACCGACCTCAGCCCGCGCGCCGCCGCCCGTGCTGCCCGTGAGGCCACCCGCCGTAGCCTCGGACTGCACACGGCCGCCGCCGACATGCGGCACCTCCCCTTTCCCGATGGCCGGTTCGACACCGTCGTCTGCGCCGACAACTCGCTGCCCCACCTTCTGACGGAGCAGGATGTGCACACAGCGCTGACCGAGATGCGCCGCGTGCTGCGTCCCGGCGGCCTGCTGTTGGTCAGCACCCGCCCCTACGACGAGCTGCTGCGCGAGCGCCCCGCTTCGACGCCTCCGCAGGTCCACCGGCTCGCCGATGACCCAGACGGCGGAGAAGCCGTCACCTTCCAGCTCTGGCACTGGCGTGACGACGGTGAGCGCTACGACTTGGAGCACTTCCAACTCAGGCCGACGGGCGAAGAGTGGCGCGTCCGGGTCCGCAGGACCGCCTACTGGGCGCTCAGCCGGGACCGGCTGACCGGCCTCGCCGCCGCGGCGGGGTTTACGGACCTCGGGTGGCGGATGCCGCGGGAGACAGGCTTCTTCCAGCCGCTGCTCGTGGCGCGCGCTGACACTTCCTCGGGCCTGGCCGTCTGACTGATCACCCACCGCCACGTCCAACGCCTCTGTCAGACCCCTAGGACCCTTCCAAGGAAGGGTCCTTCGAAGACGCGCCCTTCGGGTACCGGACGAAGAGGACGCCCTGGACCTCGCCGTCCGGTGCGCTGTAGAAGTGCGGGGCGTCGGCCGGCCAGTGGGCGTGGCCGCCGGGTCCGGCCGTCTGCGGCGCGTCCGGCAGCCCGACGACCGCTGTTCCGGAGAGCACCATCAGGCTCTCCGTGGTGTGCGGGACATGCGCGGCCGACTCCTGGGTCGCGCCGTCGGCGATGGTGACGCGGAAGACGTCGGTGGCCGCGCCCTCGTCCTCGTACCGCTCCAGGAGAACCGCGGTGACGGCGCTGCCGGAGACTCCGCCCGCGCCCGCCGCGACGCCGGGCGGTGGGTCGTCGAGGACGGCGCTGACCGGGCGGTCGAGCGCGGTGGTCAGGGCGTAGAGCGTTTCCAGGGTGGGGTTGCGCCGGCCCGTCTCGAGTTCGGAGAGCGTGCCCTTGCCGACGCCTGAGCGGCGCGCGAGCTCCGACAGAGACAGGCCGGCGTCCTGCCGCAGCCGCTTCAGCCTGCGGCCCACCTCGTCGTTCAGACCCATCTGCCCGGTTCCGTCCGTTTCTGCGCCCACCGGCGCTTTGACGTGCCGCCACCTGCGTCCTTAGTGTTCCACAAACAGAACGTTCCGTTTACGGAACACTCGGAACCCGCTCTCCCGCACCCCTTTTCGGAAGTGATGCCCGCATGTCCCCGCTCGCCCGTATACGCGCCACCGCACCGCCCTCGGCCGTGGCGGCGGGGCTCATCGCGGTCACCGTCGGCGTGACCAGTGCCGCTGCCATCGTGTTCACCGCGGCTCGGGCCGCCGGGGCGGACGCGCGCGAGGTGTCCTCGTGGATGCTGGCGCTCGGCGTCGGGATCGCCGTGACCTGCGTGGGCCTGTCGCTGCGGCACAAGGTCCCGATCGTCACCTCCTGGTCGACACCGGGAGCCGCGCTCCTCGCCACGAGCCTGAGCGGGGTGTCCATGGAAAAAGCCGTGGGCGCGTTCGTGTTCAGCGCCGTGCTGATCATGGTGAGCGGTCTGACGGGGTGGTTCGCGCGGATCATGGACCGTATCCCGGTGCCGCTGGCATCGGCGCTGCTGGGCGGTGTGCTGCTTGAGTTCGGGACGGGGCTCTTCTCTCAGATGGGCGGCAGTTTCGCCATCGCGTTCCCGGTGTTCGTGCTGTATCTCCTCGGGCGTCGACTGCTGCCGCGCTACGCGGTCCTCATTGCGCTCGGCGGCGGAGTCGTCGCCTCCGTCCTCACCGGGGGCTGGCATCTGGAACGGGTCCGACTGTCCCTCGCGCAGCCGGTGATCACGGCTCCCGAGTTCGACTGGAAGGTGCTGATCAGCGTCGGCGTGCCGCTGTTCGTCGTCACCATGGCTTCGCAGAATCTGCCGGGGGTTGCCGTGCTGCGCGGCTCCGGCTATGAGGTGCCCGTCTCGCCGGTCCTGACGTGGACGGGTGCGGTGCAGGCGGTGCTCGCGCCGTTCGGGGCGTTCGGCATCAACCTGGCGGCGATGACCGCCGCGATCTGCACCGGCGACGGGGCCCACCCCGACCGGCAGCGGCGCTACCTCGCGGCCGTGTGGGCGGGTGTCTTCTACCTGTGTGTCGGCCTGCTCGGCGCGACCGTCGCCTCGCTGCTCACCGCGATGCCGCACGCACTCGTCCTGGCCGTCGCGGGGGTCGGCATGCTCGCCACGATCGAGGCCTCCCTGGCAAGTGCCCTGTCGGACCCCGGATCCAGGGAGGCGGCCGTCGTCACCTTCCTCGCCACGGCCTCGGGCGTGACGCTTCTCGGCATCGGGTCCGCGTTCTGGGGGCTGCTCGCGGGCGTGCTCACCAGCGTCATCGTGTCGGTGGGACGGCGGCGAGGGGCCGCCGCGTCCGCGCCGGCCCCTAAGCCGGTCACGGCAGCCTCGCGCACACCTGAGCGAACCTCCGCGTGAACACCGACCACGCCGAGACCGCCGCGCCCTCGTCGGCCATGGCCTCGGCGTGCAGCCGGTCCCTGTCATAGCCCTGCCGGGCCAGCAGCTCCCGGTCCCACCCGGCGATCCGGTCGGCCTCCGCCTCAGGGTGAAACTGCACACCCCAGGCCCGCGCCCCGACCCGGAACGCCTGGTGGGGACAGGTCGCGCTGGACGCCAACCAGGTGGCGCCCGGCGGGAGTTCGGTGATCGCGTCGACGTGCCGTTCGATCGCGGGCGCCGTCGCGCCCAGCCCGTACAGCAGCGGATCGTCGGCGGCTTCGGGGCGCAGCCGGATCTGTGTGCTGCCGAACTCGGGCTGCCCATGATTCGCCCGTACGCTGCCGCCCGCGACCTGTGCGAGCAACTGGCCACCGAGGCAGATGCCGAGCACGGGCGAGCCGTCGTCCAGTGACTGCGCGACGAGCCGGCGCGTGGCGGGGAGCCAGGGTGCGCGCTCGTCGTCGTCCGGCAGGAAGCCGCCGCCGAGCACGAGGAGCGGCCTGCCGTCGAGCGCCTCGGGCAGGGCCTCACCCTCGTAGGGACGCAGCACTTCGAGACCGAGTCCCGCGTCGCGCAGCCAGGCACCGACCCGGCCGGGACCGCCGGTCCTGGTGTTCTGTATGACCACAGTGGTCTGTGGGCCTGGGCCCGGTGCGTGCGAGGGCGTCATTGCCTCAGCTCCCCTGCTCGGCATCTGCGTTCGCTGCCTTGATCCCTACGTTGATCAAGGCAGCAGATCAGGGCGCGACGCGCGACGTCAACGGTCCGTCGGCCGCCTTGCTCCGAGGGCCAGAGGGTCCGGAACTGCGGGTCGCCGGGGCGAGCCCGTCCCAGGAGGCGATGCGGCGGTCGGGAAGCATATTTGGAAAGGCCCTTGACTAATCCCGGCCCGAAGCCGAAAGAATCAGTCCGCTCAAGTTGCTTTCTGGTGAGTCGTGTTGGCTTCGAGGGGACCCGTTCATGCATGTCACCCGTAGATCCGTGCTGGCCGCGAGCGCGGCCGGCTCCATGGCCGGGACGTTCGCGGTGCCCGCGCCCGGCGCGGCCGCCGCTGACCGCACCGGTCCGGTCGGCCGCCGCACCGTGGACCTGGCCGACGGCTGGCGCTTCGCGCTCGTCAGCCCCGACGGCATCGCCGACCCGACGGGCGCCTACGCCGGCGCCGAGCGCCCCGGCTTCGACGACGCGGACTGGCGCGCGGTCGCGGTCCCGCACGACTGGAGCATCGAGCAGACCCCCACGACGGAGCACAACACGACCAGCGGCACCGGCTTCCTGCCCGGCGGACTCGGCTGGTACCGCAAGAAGTTCACCGTCCCCGCCGCCTACGCGGGCAAGCGAATCTCCGTCGAGTTTGACGGCGTCTACATGGATGCCAACGTCTACGTCAACGGCGAGCTCGTCGGCAACCACCCCTACGGTTATACCGGTTTCGCCTACGACATCACCGACCTGCTGCACTCGGACGGCGCCACCGCCAACGTGCTCGCGGTCGAGGTCCGCAACCGGCTGCCCAGCAGCCGCTGGTACTCGGGAAGCGGCATCTACCGCCGTGCCCGCCTGGTGGTCACCGAGCCGGTGCACGTCCAGCGCTGGGGCACCTTCGTGACCACGCCCGACCTCGCCGCCGCCCTCGACAAGGGATACGCGACGGTCGACGTCCGCACGGCCGTCGCCAACGACTCCGGTGAGACCGCGCCGGCCGTCACGGTCGTCTCCACTGTCCGCGACGCCAAGGGGCGACGCGTCGCCCGCAGCGAGTCCGTGCTGCGCGACGTGGGCGCGGACCCGGCAACGGCCCACGCCCGACTCACCCTCCACAAGCCGCAGTTGTGGTCCATCGACACGCCCGGCCACCGCTACACCCTCGTCACCGACCTGCGTGTGGACGGCCGCACAGTCGACACGTACCGCACCCGGTTCGGCGTGCGGCACGCGACCTTCGACCCGGACCACGGCTTCTCGCTCAACGGCACCCACGCCAAGCTCAAGGGCGTCGACCTCCACCACGACCTCGGCGCCCTCGGTGCCGCCGTCCAGCCGGACGCCGTCCGCCGCCAGCTGACCATCATGAAGTCCATGGGCGTGAACGCGCTGCGCACATCCCACAACCCGCCCGCCCCCGAGGTGATCGAGGCCTGCGAGGACCTGGGCATCGTCATGCTCGTGGAGGCCTTCGACTGCTGGCGCACCGGAAAGAACCCATACGACTACGGCCGGTTCTTCGATGCGCACAGTGACGCCGACATCGCCGAAATGGTGCGCGCCGCCCGCAACTCGCCCGCCGTCCTGATGTGGTCGATCGGCAACGAGATCCCCGACTCGACCCGGGCCGAAGGCGTGGACATGGCGCGGCGGCTCGTCTCTGACATCAAGGCCCTCGACACGACCCGGCCGATCGTCATCGGCTCCGACAAGTACCGCTCGCTGCCCTCCGCCGGGTCGCCCGCGGACCTGATCCTGGCCGAGCTTGACGGCCTCGGCCTCAACTACAACACCGCCGCGTCCGTCGACGCGCTGCACGCCCGCTACCCGCACCTGTTCCTCTTCGAGTCCGAGTCGTCGTCGGAGACGTCCACCCGTGGCGCGTACCAGGAGCCCGAGCACCTCAACACCGGGGAGAACCACACCCCGGGCCGGCGCGCCACGTCCAGCTACGACAACAACCTTGCCTCGTGGACGATGAGCGGCGAGTACGGCCTGAAGAAGGACCGCGACAGGCGCTTCTTCGCGGGCGAGTTCCTGTGGTCCGGCATCGACTACATCGGCGAGCCGACCCCGTACGACGTGTTCCCCGTGAAGGCGTCGTTCTTCGGCGCGGTCGACACGGCCGGGTTCCCCAAGGACATGTACCACCTCTTCCGCAGCCAGTGGACCGATGAGCCGATGGTGCACCTGCTGCCCATGGACTGGACGACGCACAAGCCCGGCCAGGAGGTGGAGGTGTGGGCGTACGCGAACGTCGCCGAGGTCGAACTCTTCCTCAACGGCCGTTCCCTGGGCGTGCGTTCCTTCGACGCGAAGAAGACCGTCGACGGCCGCGCCTACCTGGAGACGACGGAGGCGACACACGACGACAAGACGGTCACTTCCGGCCCCTACCCCGGCAGTTACACGTCGCCGAACGGCAGCGCCGGCAGGCTGCACCTGTCGTGGAAGGTTCCGTACGCGGCAGGCGAGTTGAAGGCCGTGGCCCGC
The DNA window shown above is from Streptomyces sp. NBC_01445 and carries:
- a CDS encoding benzoate/H(+) symporter BenE family transporter, giving the protein MSPLARIRATAPPSAVAAGLIAVTVGVTSAAAIVFTAARAAGADAREVSSWMLALGVGIAVTCVGLSLRHKVPIVTSWSTPGAALLATSLSGVSMEKAVGAFVFSAVLIMVSGLTGWFARIMDRIPVPLASALLGGVLLEFGTGLFSQMGGSFAIAFPVFVLYLLGRRLLPRYAVLIALGGGVVASVLTGGWHLERVRLSLAQPVITAPEFDWKVLISVGVPLFVVTMASQNLPGVAVLRGSGYEVPVSPVLTWTGAVQAVLAPFGAFGINLAAMTAAICTGDGAHPDRQRRYLAAVWAGVFYLCVGLLGATVASLLTAMPHALVLAVAGVGMLATIEASLASALSDPGSREAAVVTFLATASGVTLLGIGSAFWGLLAGVLTSVIVSVGRRRGAAASAPAPKPVTAASRTPERTSA
- a CDS encoding helix-turn-helix domain-containing protein produces the protein MGLNDEVGRRLKRLRQDAGLSLSELARRSGVGKGTLSELETGRRNPTLETLYALTTALDRPVSAVLDDPPPGVAAGAGGVSGSAVTAVLLERYEDEGAATDVFRVTIADGATQESAAHVPHTTESLMVLSGTAVVGLPDAPQTAGPGGHAHWPADAPHFYSAPDGEVQGVLFVRYPKGASSKDPSLEGS
- a CDS encoding class I SAM-dependent DNA methyltransferase; its protein translation is MHTDDWLADTRTSYDTVAASYAELTRHLLDETPQERAVLALFADLVRAQGGGLVADVGCGTGRVTGHLRNLGLDAFGIDLSPGMIDVARRDHPGVRFDLGSMTDLALADASVTGLVAWYSLIHIPADEIRSVLAHFRRVLRPGGPLLLSFHVGDESRLKTEGYGGHPMKVYVHRRQHDQTIAWLNEAGFAVETHKTLTSAESKSGGIILARRQP
- a CDS encoding type 1 glutamine amidotransferase, which translates into the protein MTPSHAPGPGPQTTVVIQNTRTGGPGRVGAWLRDAGLGLEVLRPYEGEALPEALDGRPLLVLGGGFLPDDDERAPWLPATRRLVAQSLDDGSPVLGICLGGQLLAQVAGGSVRANHGQPEFGSTQIRLRPEAADDPLLYGLGATAPAIERHVDAITELPPGATWLASSATCPHQAFRVGARAWGVQFHPEAEADRIAGWDRELLARQGYDRDRLHAEAMADEGAAVSAWSVFTRRFAQVCARLP
- a CDS encoding MFS transporter, whose protein sequence is MTQTTPSTAGSPSPVSRRLEVLRPGPWHRRLTAVVGIGAFFDLYEVFLGGVLAAALAEPWHLSQTQKSWIIAAGFLGMFVGANVMSLLADRFGRRRMFLVNLATYSAFSLLCAAAPDVNWLIAARFLAGLGLGAELVLVDTYLSELLPTAVRGRYIAWAYTVGFLGVPLAALLGARLVAEHEIAGVSGWRWLLVAGAFGAFCIQWMRRTLPESPRWLEAKGRRAEAEAVVAHIETVNEPGTAGKRPTPRQAQAETETDAVPTVRVPLRRMFQPPYRRRTIMWWIFQVLQTVGYYGFGSLAPVVLAAKGHSTTASLGYAALSFCGYPLGSALSIPLIERFERRTLIIVAALGQAFFGVLFGFADAAWLIVGSGLLLTLCSNVFSNAFHVYQAEIFPTNLRSSAIGIAYSLSRLVSVILPFIALSVLDDLGATAVFAGSAALMVLLCLNVGLLGPKTKGLALDAI
- a CDS encoding glycoside hydrolase family 2 TIM barrel-domain containing protein, which gives rise to MHVTRRSVLAASAAGSMAGTFAVPAPGAAAADRTGPVGRRTVDLADGWRFALVSPDGIADPTGAYAGAERPGFDDADWRAVAVPHDWSIEQTPTTEHNTTSGTGFLPGGLGWYRKKFTVPAAYAGKRISVEFDGVYMDANVYVNGELVGNHPYGYTGFAYDITDLLHSDGATANVLAVEVRNRLPSSRWYSGSGIYRRARLVVTEPVHVQRWGTFVTTPDLAAALDKGYATVDVRTAVANDSGETAPAVTVVSTVRDAKGRRVARSESVLRDVGADPATAHARLTLHKPQLWSIDTPGHRYTLVTDLRVDGRTVDTYRTRFGVRHATFDPDHGFSLNGTHAKLKGVDLHHDLGALGAAVQPDAVRRQLTIMKSMGVNALRTSHNPPAPEVIEACEDLGIVMLVEAFDCWRTGKNPYDYGRFFDAHSDADIAEMVRAARNSPAVLMWSIGNEIPDSTRAEGVDMARRLVSDIKALDTTRPIVIGSDKYRSLPSAGSPADLILAELDGLGLNYNTAASVDALHARYPHLFLFESESSSETSTRGAYQEPEHLNTGENHTPGRRATSSYDNNLASWTMSGEYGLKKDRDRRFFAGEFLWSGIDYIGEPTPYDVFPVKASFFGAVDTAGFPKDMYHLFRSQWTDEPMVHLLPMDWTTHKPGQEVEVWAYANVAEVELFLNGRSLGVRSFDAKKTVDGRAYLETTEATHDDKTVTSGPYPGSYTSPNGSAGRLHLSWKVPYAAGELKAVARAGGKAVATDVLRTAGTPHAVRLTADRRSVAADGRSLVFVTAEVVDARGVLVPDAEHLLEFAVKGGGLAGLDNGRQESAERYQASTRTAFHGLALAMVRVATEPGALTVTAAADGLRTGKVSVRVAGPAGGPVTRAEPFAPDPGPGASKYPLADASYSGATGTLPAAMLDGDPATQWSNSFQKAATALLPAFAGARPTDWVSVAWAQEREIGRVEVSFTVDAKHSLPASVDVSVWDGKGYVAVHDADIDWATASGEPTVITFDAVHGSRLRLDLTSDRPGEPAGAFGIVALDVAAS
- a CDS encoding class I SAM-dependent methyltransferase, whose product is MPETSVAHFYDELADDYHLIYADWDASIRRQGDALDALIGQDRAAVLDCSCGIGTQAIGLALRGHRVTGTDLSPRAAARAAREATRRSLGLHTAAADMRHLPFPDGRFDTVVCADNSLPHLLTEQDVHTALTEMRRVLRPGGLLLVSTRPYDELLRERPASTPPQVHRLADDPDGGEAVTFQLWHWRDDGERYDLEHFQLRPTGEEWRVRVRRTAYWALSRDRLTGLAAAAGFTDLGWRMPRETGFFQPLLVARADTSSGLAV
- a CDS encoding GH92 family glycosyl hydrolase, with product MRALRRVFTTLLIVTTMATASATAGVANAKEQGPKFADDPTTLVDTSIGNNGDGTTFPGAAAPFGMVQLSPDTQLNKYASYDYAQDTILGFSHTHLSGVGCQTMGNIRFMPTTGAVTSSDPAQYGAKFSHDNETRAPGYYGVKFDNGIKAELSATQRTGQHRYTYPGGSGSENVLIEAGESNGSTYAGDVKVVGNDTVEGWVQGGNFCGETGKERYRVYFSAKFDRTFSKYGTWTDGTLTPNQREASRGTKRAGAWLTFDPAKGDQVGTSVGLSYTSIDGARLNRGAEQPKSFDKARAGAHDAWRDELNRMRVAGGSTADQRTYYSALYHSLLHPSIGSDVDNRYRGFDDKVHRADSTYYQMFSLWDTYRSQNQLVALLNPDRAADMAKSVLHIYQDGGWLPRWGLGGGETNVMSGDPITPWIVDIYQRGLLDKHTSHQLFDALWKNANEVPTDQSVFRGRDGNPSYVKNGWVGYQNLPGYLYGDSRQSGSATLEYALGDCALSTMAGDLGYQDKAATLASRCDNFAKLWDPSVTSQGFSGFPVAKNEDGTVAGDPDPTQAGAFHEGTAWQYQWLAQQDPQTLFGLMGGQAAAEQRLDKFFDMPTVLTDPAKAASESWVSGAYDYHNNFAFNPNNEPDFHTPWMYSWTGAPWKTSAVLRAMRTLFTDDAYGMPGNDDLGATSSLLVFAMAGVFEAQPGSANYIVTAPMFEKVEIRPEHGSKINIEAPGADASKLQYVSSVHTGKGTLHQSWLSHKDLLRAGTIKMGLSDKPTTWGVSTAPPAINQN